The following is a genomic window from Helicobacter sp. NHP19-003.
TCAAGCCGGCCATCGGGGCGGATATTTTACTCACCATGCAATTTGTTCCCCACGCCACGCCCCTTTTGTTCGTGCAAGGCAGTGTAGACATATCCGCGGGGGGCTTTGCGCTCTATGGCGTACCTTTATACACCCAAAGCGCACAGGTGTTTTTAGACATCCGCCCCACAAGCAAGATTGTCTACATCAACACCACACACACCCGTTACCAAAACATGGCAGACACGGACAACCGCATCACTCTAGACTTCACCCACAAGACCCTAACAAGCCAAGCCACCATCTATAAAATCCAAGTCAACACCAACCCCGCCATCAACAATAACCCCTTTAGCTTACAGCGCACCGCTCTACCCAAAACTGCCCCCACCTTGCGCCTAAGCACCTTGCCTAATTTGATCGCTAAGGGTGTGGACACTTTAGCCTTTAAAAACAAACTGCGTCAAATCATCCAAGCCCAAAACGCCGCTGTCTTTAGCCAAGACATCATCTATGCCACACAGGATAATTTGCCACGCTTAAACTTTGATGTAGACTTTTCCAAAGATGAACACACCACTTTTAAAATCAGGGAATTAGAGATCGAGGGGGCGATTTCTCGGGGCTATAGCCTGAATTTAAAAAACATCGCTAAACTTGTCCCCATTTCACCTTTGGCGCACTACTTTGCCATTAAAAGGGGTGCGCTCAAAATCACCACAAAGGACTTAAAAAGCTTTAAGTTCTTTGGGACAAATTTAGACATTGAATTGCCCTTGTACCGCAACGATGGACTGCGTTTTAGTTCGTTTTCACTCTTGGGTACTTTTGGAGATCGGGGTTTGGAGTTTTTCACCCCAGATAAGGCGGTCATGGGGCGCATTAGGGGCGGAGAGAAAATCTTGTTCATCAACGACATTAATTTTAATGTAGATGAGTTTTTAAAGGCAAAAATGCCCGCCATTAAAGAGCTGTTAAACACCGGTGGCAGATACCCCACAAAAGAGCAAATTAAAGATGAAAACATTTTTATTCGGGCAAAACAGCTCTATGAAAAACAACATAAAATCCCCCCAAACCGCCTCATCATACAAGCCCAAAATGCCGTCATCACCTTTAAGGGCTTTCCCTTTGCGCTGGACAATATTTTAGCCACCATGCGCGATGGGCGCTTTAGAGCGGATGCGAGCTACCACCATGCCTCGCTTGCCTTTGACATGGCACATGGGCAACTCACCCTTAAGGCAAACAACTTTAGCGGGGATTATTTAAACATGGTGCTGCAATCTGTCACCACGCAAAACCTCATACAAGGGGGGCTTTACACCTTGATAGGCGGTTATAAGGACAATGTTTTTAGTGGGGAGTTGAAGTTACAAAACACCACGATTAAAAACTTTAAACTCTTGCAGAATATGATCAATTTAATCAACACGATCCCATCGCTCATTGTGTTTAGAAACCCACGGTTAGGGGCAAATGGATATGAGATTTCTAGGGGCAAAGTGCTTTTTGGGATCAACACCGACTACTTAGGATTAGAGCATATCCAGCTCACCGGCACGACCTTAGATGTGGATGGCAATGGAATCATTGAGCTAGCCAAGCGCAAAATTGACATGTCCTTAAACATCGCCACCATTAAGGGCTTTGCCAATGTGATCAATAAAATCCCCATTGTCAATTACCTGATTTTGGGCGGGGATGGCAAAATCTCCACGCATGTGAGTTTAAGTGGGAGTTTAGACAACCCAAAGGTCAATGTAACTTTAGCTAAAGACATTTTCCAAGCCCCCTTTAGGATTTTTAAGCGGATTTTTACACCTATTGAAATCATCATTGATGAAATTAGAAAAGGAATGAAAGATGAGCCTATTCGAGTGCCAAAAAAACCATCGTTACACAATCCTTGACATCACCACACCCGATTTAGAGTTGAAAGACCGTTTAATGTCCTTTGGCATTAGCGTGGGCGTGGAGTTTGAGTTGTTGCAACACTCTTTAAAGAAAGCTACTTTTAGCATCGCCATTGAACGCGCCCAAATCGCCTTGCGCTCGGGCGAAGCCAAACACATTCTGGTGCGCCCTCTATGAGTGCCAGCACCATTAAAGCAAGGCTTTTAGCCCACTTTGAAAACCCCACCACTGAGCTCACCTACCAAAACCCCTATGAGTTATTGGTGGCGGTGCTCTTGTCGGCGCAATGCACAGACAAGCGGGTGAACGCCACCACCCCAGCCTTTTTTGCCAAATACCCGAGCATTGCAATCCTAGCCAAAGCTAACCTACAAGAGGTGCAAGAGTGCATCAAAAGCATTTCCTACCCTAATGCCAAAGCCAAGCATTTAATCACAATGGCTAGGCAAGTCGTAGAGAACTTTCAAGGGCAAATCCCACAAACCCAAGCCGAGCTAAAAAGCCTAGCGGGCATCGGACAAAAGAGCGCAAATGTGGTACTCTCTGTCGCCTTTGGGGCAAATCTCTTAGCCGTGGATACGCATGTCTTTAGGGTGGCGCACCGCTTAGGGCTCTCAACAGCCAAGAGTGCTGCACAGACAGAAGCCGAACTGAGTGCACTTTTTGTGAGCGATTTATGCCCCTTGCACCACGCTTTGATTTTGTTTGGACGGCGCATTTGCACGGCATTAAAGCCCAAATGCTCCCTTTGTTTTTTACAAGAATTTTGTGTAAGTCGGGCAAATTTCAAACCGCGCTAATGTAAATCTAGTATAATGTCATATTTTCTTTTGTGGGTTTTAAGTTGAGCGTGAGGAAGCGAGATTTTGATGGATAACCAAACTAACAACACAAACACAAATAAAGAGGGAAACAACGGGGTCAATATCCAATCCAACCCCACCCTAGCTAACCTGCCCTCTGTCAACCCCAAGCTCAAAAAGCAACCCACCCTAAACCCTAGGGAGTTAGAGCTGACCACCTACTTAGAAGAGCTCATCAACGACTACAAGGGTTTGCTAGACATGGAGGTTACTTTTATGGCGGAGTTGGGCTCGACTTCAATCCCCCTAAGAGAGGTTTTACGCTTTGAGCGTGGCTCTGTGATCGATTTACAAAAACCCGCTGGCGAGAGCGTGGACACCTTTGTGAATGGGCGGGTGATTGGCAAGGGCGAGGTGATGGTGTATGAAAAAAACCTAGCTATCCGCTTAAACGAAGTGCTGGACTCTAATGCCATTGTCTATTACATCGCAAAGGATATGTAAGCTTGAGAGCCATTGCATGCGTTTTCTTTATTTTTGGCATTTTGTGGGGGGCTTCGCTTAACCAACTCACCCACATACAAGTTACGCCCACGCCTGATCACAAGGGCGTACTTTTGGAGTTGCTCTTTAGCAAAGCCCTAGCCCAAGTGCCCAAAATCTCGCCCACGCAGACCATCACCTTGCAAGGCATTTTGCCCTTTGACCCCCGCTTAGAGCGTTTCAGCACCGCCATTTTAAACCAATTAGACATCCACAACCAAGACAACACCCTTTACATCGTACCCAAGAGCAACGCCCTCTTTAAAGTCGATGCCAAGCTCTCACAAGACAAACGCTTTTTGCGCCTAGAGTTTGTGCCTTTATTTGCCGACTTAACCCCCGCCCCCCTTGCCACACAGCCGCAAACACAGCTACAGGCGCAAGCCCAAGCACAGCCCGCCCCCCTTGTCAAAAAACTCCCCGACTTTGAGTGGGAGTATCTATGGAAAGTGGGCGTGGTGATTGTGGGCTTGCTCTTAATCTTGTGGCTTTTAAGACGCAAGGGTGCACAAAAATTTTTGTTCCCTAAAGTGGGGCTAGAGCCCAGCGTGACCTATGTCAAGCCCCTGGACTCCACGCATAAACTCATCACCATTGAAGTGCGCAACCAGCTGTATTTGATTTTGCTAAACTCCCACCAAAGCCTCGTTTTAGACAAAATTACTCTAGATTTCCCCAAAAAAGACCCATCCATGCGCCAAAAAGAAGCCCTCGTTGAAGAAACTAAAAAACACCTACGACAATCAAAACTCAAGAGCTCGTATGTCTAGGACACGGGTACTTGATAAAGAGCTAGAAGACAGACGCTCGGACCGCAACTTCTACATTTCTTTGATCCTGTCGTGCTTGTTGCACTTATTCATTTGGTGGCTTGTGGAGTACAGCCATAAGTTTTTCCACAGACCCAAATTAGTCAAAATCAATCCGAGCAATCTCTTAGTCCTAAAACGGGGGCGATCGCTTGACCCCACCAAGCACACCCAGGGTGCGCTAAGACCCACAAGAGCCGCTCCCAAAACCACGCCGCAACCTCCTGTCGCCCAGACACGCCCCCAGAACCCCCAAGCCCCCCACTCCGCCCACACCACAGGTCAAGCCCAAGCCCCAATCCAAGCCTAAGCGCACCACACGCCACCCCCAAGAGCGCCACGCCCATAGACGCAAGCGCACTGAAGTGGCGCGCCACGAGAGCAAGCACAAAGCCCTGTTTCAAGAAGAGAGAGAAGAGAAAAAACCAACTAAAAAAGAGCAAACCGACACCTTCAATCCTAATAACCTTTCTTTCTTACCCTCTGAGGAAAACAGCACGCCTCCACCAAGACCCCGTAGCGACAAGAGTTATGAAAACGACAAGGGCATGGACAGCCAAACCCGCAAGGACATCGATGAACTCTATGGTGAAGAGTTTGGGGACTTAGGCACAGCCGAAAAGGACTTCATTAAGAGCAACTTAAGCGAAATCGGGCGCATCACGCAAAAATACCTAGAATACCCCAGCGCTGCCGGCTATTTAGGCCAAGACGGCGTGGATGCTGTGGAGTTTTACCTGCACCCCAATGGCGACATCACGGGCTTAAAAATCATTGAAGCCTCCGGTTACAAACTCCTAGACAACAACACCCTAAAAACCATCACCATCGCCTACAAAGACTACCCCCGTCCCACCACCACAACTTTAATCCGCATCCGTGTGCGCTACTTCATCTACCGCTAAGGCCAAGCCATGCAAATCACTTTAAACAACCCTTTGGACATGCACCTCCACCTACGCGAGGGCGACCTGCTAAAAGCCGTCCTGCCCTTTAGCGCCACCCCCTTTAGCGCAGCGGTGGTGATGCCCAATTTAAACACCCCCCTAAGCACCCCCGCCCTAGCCCTAGAGTACCAAGAGCAAATTGCCGCCCTAGCCCCCCACTTTAAACCTTTAGTGGCTCTGTATTTAAACGACCAGCTAAACAAGGCTAGCCTACAAGAAGCCAAAGACAAGGGGCTCTTTTTACTCAAACTCTACCCCAAGAACGCCACGACCAACTCCGCTCAAGGTGTACGCGACATTTTAAGCCCTAGAATGTTAGAGATTTTAGAAATTGCTGAAAATTTAGGCTTTATCCTCTGTGTGCATGCCGAAAGTGCGGGCTTTGTGCTTGAGCGCGAATTTGAGTTTCACCCCACCATCCACACCTTGGCCAAGACCTTCAAGAATCTTAAAATTATCTTAGAGCACATGAGCGATAAGCGCAGCATTGCTTTACTAGAGCAATACCCTAATTTGTATGCCACCCTGACTCTGCACCATTTGGCCCTAAATTTAGACGCTTTGGCCGGGGGCACACTCGCCCCACATTTATTTTGTAAGCCCCTTTTAAAAACCCCTAAAGACCAGCAAGCCCTACTAGAGCTTGCCCTAAAAGCCCACGCTAAGGTGTCCTTTGGCTCGGACAGCGCGCCCCACTTAGTCGGCAGCAAGCACGCTTGCAGTTGTGCGGCTGGGGTGTTTAGTGCCCCCCTACTTCTTAGTGGATTATGCACCCTCTTTGACAAGCACAATGCCCTAGAGCATTTACAGAATTTTGTCAGCACCAACGCCATGCGCATTTATGGACTCAAAGATTTGCCTCAAAAGAGCATCACCCTAGAGAGAAAACCGCCTAACTTGCCAAACTCTATTTTAAACGGACAGCTCATCATCCCCCATTTCATGCCCCTAGAGTGGCGCATTAAATCTCATTAACACCCTCCCTATAACCAAGATTAGAGGATTAACTTTAGCCAAAAATCGTGGCTTCAAACCGGAGCACTCCGCCAAGAGTCTTGTGTTTGCTCTTAAATTACAGCGATAGAGAAAACGCCAACATCCCCTGGCACCAACAAAAGAGTTTAGGCAGTGTCTTTAAGGCAGCGGGTTATCAAACCTTTTGGCTAGACAACCAAGAAAATCTATATACAAATGCCTTCTACAATGCCTTTAATGCCTTTGTCTATGGTTTTGACTATAGGTTTTGCACTGATGAAAATTGGACTAGCGTTTTAGCCCACCATGACCTTTGGTTACTCTCTCTTTTTCGCCAAAATGTCCGGGAGAAAATGAGTGCTAAAAATTTCTTTCTTTTTCATCTCTTTGGAAGTCATGGGGGTTACAAAAACCGTTTCCCCAAATCTTATGCCAAATTCACCCCCAAAGACATTGACGATAAAAATCTCAAAGTCAAAAACGATAAAGATAAGCAAATCGTGGCGGATTATGTCAATTCTATTCATTACACCGACCATGTGCTAGGTGAGATTTTTAAACTCTTTCAGGGCAAGGACACCATTATTTTTTATCTCTCCGATCACGCCCAAGACATTTTCCAAAGTGGCAACACCTACGGGCATAAATGCTCTGCCTATGGCGTAGAAATCCCTTTTATGGTTTTCGTTACCGACACTTTTAAACAAAGACACCCCGATAAAGTGAAACTCATAGAGCAAGCCCTGCATAAACCCCTTATGAGCGATGATTTAATCCATTCTCTCTTGCCCCTTGAAGGTTTTTAAAAATTCTTGTGCTTGCTGCAAAGCTAAAAAGCGATGCGAGATTTGGTTTTTCTCTTTTAGAGTGTCTATGGTTTGGCTGTAGCCTTGTGGGATAAACAAGGGGTCGTAGCCAAAGGTGTTGGGCTTTAAGGGGGCTTTGATGATTTTACCCAAACACTCCCCCCTAAAGCTTTGCTGGAATGTGCGCCCCCTAACACGCCCACACAACGCCACGACACACACAAAGCACGCCACGCTTTCGCTTAAAGTTAAGGCATCCAAACATGCCAAGAGTTTGTGGTTGTTCTCGGTGTCGCTGGCTGAGAGGGTGGGGGGTGTGAAGTTGCCCGCCATGATGGCCTTAGCGTCTGCTTGGATACTTGCAAAACGGGCACTATAAATGCCCGGATATCCATTTAGAGCCTCAACACATAGCCCGCTATCTTCTGCCAACACGCAAAAATCTTGCATTTTGTCGGCTAAAAGTGGATAGAGGGCTTGGGCTTTTAAATGGGCGTTTTCCTCAAAGCTGTCCCCATTCTCTATCACTTCCACACGCCCTAAAAGGCGCGTGTAGGCTAAAACTTCCTGCCCTAAAATGGCTTGCACTTCGGCGGCTTTATGGGCGTTGTTGCTAAAAAAAATTAAAGGTAACACCCCCGCATTGTAGCCAATTTGGCTTGCAAAGAGATTATTAAAACTTTTGTGTTAATATGGGGAGTTTTTAAATTTAGGAGTGATGCATGATAGAAACCACGCAAAGAGAACAAAGCCTTAACAACAACCCCAATTTGAGTAAAAAAGATGTCAAGGTTGTGGAGAAAATCTTAAGCAAGAACGATTTAAAAGCCCTTGAGATGAAAGAACGCTACACGGCGGACGGGCTGTATGTGTTGAACTTCATGAGCTCACCCGGGAGTGGCAAAACCACGCTTTTAGAGAATTTAGCCAGCTTTGAGGATTTTAAATTCTGTGTGATTGAGGGGGATTTACAGACCAATAGGGACGCTGACCGCCTGATTAAGAAAAATGTCGCCGCCCAGCAAATCACCACAGGGGAGGCGTGCCACTTGGAGGCGGCGATGCTAGAGGGGGCTTATGACATTTTAAAAGACAAGGGGGCGATCGCTAGCAGCGATTACTTGGTGATCGAGAATGTCGGCAATTTGGTTTGCCCCTCGAGCTACAATTTGGGTGCGGCGATGAATATTGTCTTGCTCTCCACACCTGAAGGCGATGATAAAGTGCTCAAATACCCCAGCATGTTCTTATGTGCCGATGCGGTGGTGGTGAGCAAGGCGGATTTAATGGATGTCTTTGGCTTTCGGATTTCTCAAGTGCAAGAGGACATGGATAAGCTCAAACCGGGCACCCCCATTTTTACCCTAAGCTCTAAAGACCGCGCCAGCCTAGAAGCCTTTAAAGACTTTATCGCCACAAGGCGGGCCCAAAATTACCAATCCACCCACGCCTTTTAATGTGCCTCGCGATCCCCTCTAAGGTCGTTGCCCTCAAGGGCAATGTAGCGGTGTTAGAAACGATGGGCGTGCAAAGGGAGGCGAGTTTAGACTTGATGGACGAGCCTTTAGAAGTGGGCGATTTTGTGCTCTTGCATGTGGGCTTTGTGGTGGGCAAGATCGACACCAGCGAAGCTTTAGAATCTCTCAAACTTTACGCTGAAATGGTCGCTAAGATGGAGCAAGATGCCTGATTTAATCGGCTCTTTTAGGGACAAGGACATTATTTTAGCCCTCGTGGGGCAGATTAAAAAAGAGAGTGTAGGTTTAAAAGCCCCCTTTAAAATCATGGAGGTCTGTGGCGGACACACGCATTCTCTCATGCGCTATGGCTTGCTAAATCTCTTGCAAGACACGCCCCTAGACTTCGTGCATGGCCCCGGCTGCCCCGTGTGTGTGATGCCCAAATTACGCATAGATGAAGCCATTGCCCTCGCTAAAATGCCAGACACGATTTTAATCACCCTCGCGGATTTAATGCGTGTGCCCGGCAGTAGCGGCAGTTTGCAAGCGTTGAGGGCAAAGGGAGCTGATGTGCGTTTTGCCTACGCCCCCCTGCAAGCTTTAGAGATCGCTAAAGAAAACCCCGATAAAAAGGTCGTGTTTGTGGCGATCGGGTTTGAAACCACCACGCCCATGACGGCTAGTTTATTGTTGCAAGCCCAAGAAAAAGGTTTAAAAAACCTTTTTGTCCACAATAACCATGTGCTCGTCCCCCCCAGCGTGCAAGCCGTGCTTGAAAACTCTCAAATCGATGCCCTGATCGCCCCCTCGCATGTGAGTGTGATCACGGGGGCTAAGATTTACCAGCCCTTGTTAGAGCACTTTAACATCCCCATTGTGGTGGCGGGCTTTGAGCCGGTGGATGTACTCGATGGGATTTTACGCATTGTGCGCCAAGCCACAAGAGAGCAAGCTCTACTAGAGATTCAATACCGCCGTGTGGTGAGTTTTGAGGGCAATTTAAAGGCACAAAGCTTGATCGCCCAAACCATGCAAGTGCGCCAAAGTTTTGAGTGGCGGGGGCTGGGGATGATCCCCTTTTCTGCCATGCAAATGCGCTCCGAGTTTAGAGAGTTTGATGCTGAAGTGGTGTTTGCCAAGTTCTTGCCAAAGGCAGGCGGCTTAGAGCCTAAAAACTGCCTGTGTGGGGAGATTTTAAAGGGGCGGGCAAAACCCCTAGATTGCACCTTGTTTAACAAGGCCTGCACGCCTAGCCACCCGGTGGGGGCGTGTATGGTGAGCTCTGAGGGGGCTTGTGCAGCGTATCATAAATACCTCAATTAGCCTTTTTTTCATCCTCTTTACCCACAAGCTTGTTGTACTTGGGATTTTTAGGGTCCATGGTCACGATGCTAAAGCTTATGTCGTTGATCTCTGTGTGGGACTGGATGTAGTCGTTGATCTCTTTCAGGGTCATTTTTCTAATGCGCTCGAGCATGGTGATGTCGTAATCTAGGGGCAACCCTAAATAGAAATTGTGGAATTTGCTGGTAAGCCGTTTGCTGATGGTTTCATTGGCCAGGGGCTCAGAGCCTAGCAAGAACTTTTTCGCCCCATCCAATTCCTCTTGTGTGATCCCTTTTTCCACGAACTCTTTAATCACCTTTTTGACTAAAGCAATGCTTTTGTCTTGATTTTCTAGCTTGGTTTGCAAATAGCCCGTGGTACAGTTGATGATGCGCGAGAGTTGGATACGCATGTAGGCACTGTAAGCCAAGCCCTCTTTCACGCGAATGATGTCCATAAGGCGCGAACCAAACCCACTAGAGCCCAGCACAAAGCCCATCACTTTAGCTAAGGGCAGGTCTTTTTCTAGGTCCTTCATGTGGAAGGGTGAGCCAAAGTAGATGTAGGCTTGTTGGCTGTCTTTATAAATGATCTTCGTTTCGGGCTCTTTGGCGGTGTCAAAGTAAGGGGTGAAAAAGGGCTTGTTGGAGGGTAGAGCCTCCAAAGTGGGCTTTAAGGATTCTAGGGTTTTGTCCACATCCAAATCCCCCCCCATCACAATGATGAGCCGCTCAATGTCCAGGGCATCCTCTAGGCGTTTTTTGACATCCTCTAGGGAGATCGACTTAATGCTTTTGGGCGTGCCGGTGGCCGGATGCGCCAGCGGTGTGCCGGCAAATAAAATTTCATTCAAGCCCAGCTGTGCCACATAGTCAAAATTGCTCTCTTTATTCAAGGCCGCCGCAACCATGCGCTGTTGGACCTTGGCTAGAGTGTTTGGCGTGAGGTTGGGCGAGAGCAAAAGA
Proteins encoded in this region:
- a CDS encoding DUF3971 domain-containing protein; translation: MIKAISKRILRPLFSVGLVGVLFAILFIVLKNGIYISSMHFGGLKIERFYLKLNNKFLLRVGQLDIIELVKHKPNKKPPTIAAIARYIQYGMWSMDYFEKITIQEIDIKPNIKAHVFFDGHRYEFTLPNLLKGQFYLQERQDLHLNIDHLNIEPYYAKIVGQATYHKSTQQLNFNLEISPTPAPNTRPSKLKIAVQGLTDFKSIALKLNSNTIKHIDFLKPYFKPDKHQALQKWLFGNIAFSGFQIKDAKLALNFKDKRILKTLQNDLSVQAVVQNAHVIYNPKLPPIMAKEVDLEYKNGQLTIMPKHINYQYMRLEGSQVVMDHFGPASRLVASIKNAQSFAFTPIKEILKAYNIALPLSQFKPAIGADILLTMQFVPHATPLLFVQGSVDISAGGFALYGVPLYTQSAQVFLDIRPTSKIVYINTTHTRYQNMADTDNRITLDFTHKTLTSQATIYKIQVNTNPAINNNPFSLQRTALPKTAPTLRLSTLPNLIAKGVDTLAFKNKLRQIIQAQNAAVFSQDIIYATQDNLPRLNFDVDFSKDEHTTFKIRELEIEGAISRGYSLNLKNIAKLVPISPLAHYFAIKRGALKITTKDLKSFKFFGTNLDIELPLYRNDGLRFSSFSLLGTFGDRGLEFFTPDKAVMGRIRGGEKILFINDINFNVDEFLKAKMPAIKELLNTGGRYPTKEQIKDENIFIRAKQLYEKQHKIPPNRLIIQAQNAVITFKGFPFALDNILATMRDGRFRADASYHHASLAFDMAHGQLTLKANNFSGDYLNMVLQSVTTQNLIQGGLYTLIGGYKDNVFSGELKLQNTTIKNFKLLQNMINLINTIPSLIVFRNPRLGANGYEISRGKVLFGINTDYLGLEHIQLTGTTLDVDGNGIIELAKRKIDMSLNIATIKGFANVINKIPIVNYLILGGDGKISTHVSLSGSLDNPKVNVTLAKDIFQAPFRIFKRIFTPIEIIIDEIRKGMKDEPIRVPKKPSLHNP
- a CDS encoding FeoA family protein, which codes for MSLFECQKNHRYTILDITTPDLELKDRLMSFGISVGVEFELLQHSLKKATFSIAIERAQIALRSGEAKHILVRPL
- the nth gene encoding endonuclease III gives rise to the protein MSASTIKARLLAHFENPTTELTYQNPYELLVAVLLSAQCTDKRVNATTPAFFAKYPSIAILAKANLQEVQECIKSISYPNAKAKHLITMARQVVENFQGQIPQTQAELKSLAGIGQKSANVVLSVAFGANLLAVDTHVFRVAHRLGLSTAKSAAQTEAELSALFVSDLCPLHHALILFGRRICTALKPKCSLCFLQEFCVSRANFKPR
- the fliN gene encoding flagellar motor switch protein FliN, with product MDNQTNNTNTNKEGNNGVNIQSNPTLANLPSVNPKLKKQPTLNPRELELTTYLEELINDYKGLLDMEVTFMAELGSTSIPLREVLRFERGSVIDLQKPAGESVDTFVNGRVIGKGEVMVYEKNLAIRLNEVLDSNAIVYYIAKDM
- the pyrC gene encoding dihydroorotase, yielding MQITLNNPLDMHLHLREGDLLKAVLPFSATPFSAAVVMPNLNTPLSTPALALEYQEQIAALAPHFKPLVALYLNDQLNKASLQEAKDKGLFLLKLYPKNATTNSAQGVRDILSPRMLEILEIAENLGFILCVHAESAGFVLEREFEFHPTIHTLAKTFKNLKIILEHMSDKRSIALLEQYPNLYATLTLHHLALNLDALAGGTLAPHLFCKPLLKTPKDQQALLELALKAHAKVSFGSDSAPHLVGSKHACSCAAGVFSAPLLLSGLCTLFDKHNALEHLQNFVSTNAMRIYGLKDLPQKSITLERKPPNLPNSILNGQLIIPHFMPLEWRIKSH
- a CDS encoding phosphoethanolamine transferase, which translates into the protein MASNRSTPPRVLCLLLNYSDRENANIPWHQQKSLGSVFKAAGYQTFWLDNQENLYTNAFYNAFNAFVYGFDYRFCTDENWTSVLAHHDLWLLSLFRQNVREKMSAKNFFLFHLFGSHGGYKNRFPKSYAKFTPKDIDDKNLKVKNDKDKQIVADYVNSIHYTDHVLGEIFKLFQGKDTIIFYLSDHAQDIFQSGNTYGHKCSAYGVEIPFMVFVTDTFKQRHPDKVKLIEQALHKPLMSDDLIHSLLPLEGF
- a CDS encoding non-canonical purine NTP pyrophosphatase, with amino-acid sequence MLPLIFFSNNAHKAAEVQAILGQEVLAYTRLLGRVEVIENGDSFEENAHLKAQALYPLLADKMQDFCVLAEDSGLCVEALNGYPGIYSARFASIQADAKAIMAGNFTPPTLSASDTENNHKLLACLDALTLSESVACFVCVVALCGRVRGRTFQQSFRGECLGKIIKAPLKPNTFGYDPLFIPQGYSQTIDTLKEKNQISHRFLALQQAQEFLKTFKGQERMD
- the hypB gene encoding hydrogenase nickel incorporation protein HypB, whose amino-acid sequence is MIETTQREQSLNNNPNLSKKDVKVVEKILSKNDLKALEMKERYTADGLYVLNFMSSPGSGKTTLLENLASFEDFKFCVIEGDLQTNRDADRLIKKNVAAQQITTGEACHLEAAMLEGAYDILKDKGAIASSDYLVIENVGNLVCPSSYNLGAAMNIVLLSTPEGDDKVLKYPSMFLCADAVVVSKADLMDVFGFRISQVQEDMDKLKPGTPIFTLSSKDRASLEAFKDFIATRRAQNYQSTHAF
- a CDS encoding HypC/HybG/HupF family hydrogenase formation chaperone, which translates into the protein MCLAIPSKVVALKGNVAVLETMGVQREASLDLMDEPLEVGDFVLLHVGFVVGKIDTSEALESLKLYAEMVAKMEQDA
- the hypD gene encoding hydrogenase formation protein HypD; this translates as MPDLIGSFRDKDIILALVGQIKKESVGLKAPFKIMEVCGGHTHSLMRYGLLNLLQDTPLDFVHGPGCPVCVMPKLRIDEAIALAKMPDTILITLADLMRVPGSSGSLQALRAKGADVRFAYAPLQALEIAKENPDKKVVFVAIGFETTTPMTASLLLQAQEKGLKNLFVHNNHVLVPPSVQAVLENSQIDALIAPSHVSVITGAKIYQPLLEHFNIPIVVAGFEPVDVLDGILRIVRQATREQALLEIQYRRVVSFEGNLKAQSLIAQTMQVRQSFEWRGLGMIPFSAMQMRSEFREFDAEVVFAKFLPKAGGLEPKNCLCGEILKGRAKPLDCTLFNKACTPSHPVGACMVSSEGACAAYHKYLN
- a CDS encoding M16 family metallopeptidase codes for the protein MGTIKLMFMGGGNIMDKDKYGLSKLSAGILNEGTKELGSVAFAEQLEQLAITLDADIRLESLHLDLSFLKEYESKAIGYLHDLLLSPNLTPNTLAKVQQRMVAAALNKESNFDYVAQLGLNEILFAGTPLAHPATGTPKSIKSISLEDVKKRLEDALDIERLIIVMGGDLDVDKTLESLKPTLEALPSNKPFFTPYFDTAKEPETKIIYKDSQQAYIYFGSPFHMKDLEKDLPLAKVMGFVLGSSGFGSRLMDIIRVKEGLAYSAYMRIQLSRIINCTTGYLQTKLENQDKSIALVKKVIKEFVEKGITQEELDGAKKFLLGSEPLANETISKRLTSKFHNFYLGLPLDYDITMLERIRKMTLKEINDYIQSHTEINDISFSIVTMDPKNPKYNKLVGKEDEKKAN